The Thomasclavelia ramosa DSM 1402 genome includes a region encoding these proteins:
- a CDS encoding ABC transporter ATP-binding protein/permease — protein MLQIQKITKEYITGDLHQIALNGISLNLRDNEFVAILGPSGSGKTTLLNIIGGLDRYDSGDLIINGISTKRYKDRDWDSYRNHTIGFVFQSYNLIPHQTVLANVELALTISGISKNERRKRAIDALKEVGLGEHLHKRPNQMSGGQMQRVAIARALVNDPDILLADEPTGALDSETSVQVMELLKEVARDRLVVMVTHNPELAEAYATRIVELRDGIIRSDSNPYEVSSDKLEVPRHENMGKSSMSFLTSLLLSFNNLRTKKARTILTSFAGSIGIIGIALILSLSNGVNQYIQSIEEETLSEYPLQIQSTGFDITSMMTDTQPNQNNEEKDDTKIHVSQMITNMFSKIGSNDLTSLKKYLDSGKSNIKENTNSIEYTYNVAPQIYSTNTDLIRQVNPDKSFSSLGLGSSANSNSLMSSMMSTDVFYQMPSNTSLYEDQYDIKAGNWPKNYNECVLVLTKNGNINDFMLYTLGLRDYSELDKMIEQFSKEETVNVPTDIKSYSYKDILGIEFKLVNASDYYQYDSKYNVYKDKTDDENYMKNLIQNGENIKIVGIVQPKDSASATMLQSGIGYPAALTNHVIEQAASSEIVNKQISNPNIDVFTGKEFSDKNSNQLDMNSLFTVDGEMMKKAFSFDQNKLSFDMGDLDLSQIKLDSASLPSINMDNIFANMKVDIPKENIESFTQAVMTQFQQYLKDNGLIDPTKMNEYFMAFLQTDQAQKLMQDEMIKLLQSSGATEQFQAQLERQMQTVMTQYTETITKSLQQQISIQITKQMGNLANSMQDAIKIDTSVFAQAIKMNMNEEELSELMMSLMTTESSSYEGNLKNLGYADFDKPSAINIYPKDFETKQEVINILDSYNENIKKIDEDKVISYTDYVGTLMSSVTDIINVISYVLIAFVAISLVVSSIMIGVITYISVLERKKEIGILRAIGASKKNISQVFNAETFIIGLLAGVLGIGITLILLIPGNALIHEIAGNTSVSATLPIMGAIILIVLSVLLTLLGGLIPSKKAALEDPVTALRSE, from the coding sequence ATGCTTCAAATACAGAAGATAACTAAGGAATATATTACTGGAGATTTACATCAAATAGCATTAAATGGTATTTCGTTAAATCTTCGTGATAATGAATTTGTTGCAATTCTTGGACCTAGTGGTTCTGGAAAAACAACACTTTTAAATATAATTGGCGGTTTAGATCGTTATGACAGTGGAGATTTAATTATTAATGGTATTTCAACAAAGCGATATAAAGATCGTGATTGGGATTCATATCGTAATCATACAATTGGCTTTGTTTTTCAAAGTTATAACCTAATTCCCCATCAAACAGTTTTAGCTAATGTTGAATTAGCATTAACAATTTCAGGAATTTCCAAGAATGAGCGACGTAAACGAGCAATTGATGCTTTAAAGGAAGTTGGACTCGGAGAACATCTTCATAAACGACCTAATCAGATGTCTGGGGGACAAATGCAGCGAGTCGCGATTGCTCGAGCATTAGTAAATGATCCGGATATACTTTTAGCAGATGAACCAACAGGGGCGCTTGATAGTGAAACCAGTGTTCAAGTAATGGAATTACTCAAAGAAGTTGCCCGGGATCGTTTGGTAGTTATGGTTACTCATAATCCTGAACTAGCCGAAGCTTATGCAACTAGAATTGTAGAATTACGAGATGGAATCATTCGCAGTGATTCTAATCCTTATGAAGTTAGTTCAGATAAACTAGAAGTTCCAAGACATGAAAATATGGGGAAATCATCAATGTCTTTTTTAACATCACTGTTGTTAAGTTTTAACAATCTTCGTACAAAAAAGGCACGAACGATTTTAACTTCATTTGCAGGTTCAATTGGAATTATTGGAATTGCCTTAATTCTTTCACTTTCAAATGGGGTTAATCAATATATACAGTCAATTGAAGAAGAAACTCTTTCAGAGTATCCATTACAGATTCAAAGTACAGGTTTTGATATAACGTCAATGATGACTGATACACAGCCTAATCAGAATAATGAGGAAAAAGATGATACTAAAATACATGTATCACAAATGATTACAAATATGTTCTCGAAAATAGGTTCTAATGATTTGACTTCATTAAAGAAGTATCTTGATAGTGGAAAAAGTAATATCAAAGAGAATACTAATTCAATTGAATATACTTATAATGTTGCGCCACAAATTTACAGTACTAATACTGATTTAATTCGTCAAGTAAATCCTGATAAGTCATTTTCATCATTAGGACTAGGCTCATCAGCCAATTCAAATAGCCTAATGTCTTCGATGATGAGTACGGATGTATTTTATCAAATGCCAAGTAATACAAGCCTTTATGAAGATCAATATGATATTAAAGCTGGAAATTGGCCAAAGAATTATAATGAATGTGTTCTAGTGTTAACTAAAAATGGAAATATTAACGATTTTATGCTTTATACTTTAGGCTTACGTGATTATTCAGAACTTGATAAAATGATTGAACAGTTTTCAAAAGAAGAAACCGTTAATGTGCCTACAGATATTAAGTCATATTCTTATAAAGATATTTTAGGAATAGAGTTTAAACTTGTTAATGCCTCAGATTATTATCAATATGATAGTAAATATAATGTTTATAAAGATAAAACTGATGATGAAAATTATATGAAAAATCTGATTCAAAATGGCGAGAATATTAAAATCGTTGGAATTGTACAGCCTAAAGATTCTGCCAGCGCAACGATGTTACAATCTGGAATTGGATATCCTGCAGCGTTGACTAATCATGTAATTGAGCAGGCAGCTTCAAGTGAGATTGTTAATAAACAAATAAGTAATCCTAATATTGATGTTTTTACAGGAAAAGAATTCAGTGATAAAAATAGCAATCAATTAGATATGAACTCTTTATTTACTGTCGATGGAGAGATGATGAAGAAAGCTTTTTCATTTGATCAAAATAAACTTTCTTTTGATATGGGAGATTTAGATTTAAGTCAGATTAAACTGGATTCAGCTTCTTTACCGAGTATTAATATGGATAACATTTTTGCTAATATGAAAGTCGATATTCCTAAAGAGAATATTGAGAGTTTTACGCAGGCAGTTATGACACAGTTTCAACAATATTTAAAAGATAATGGATTAATCGATCCAACTAAAATGAATGAATACTTTATGGCATTTTTACAAACTGATCAGGCTCAAAAATTAATGCAGGATGAGATGATCAAACTTCTCCAGTCAAGTGGGGCAACTGAACAGTTTCAAGCTCAGTTGGAAAGGCAAATGCAAACAGTAATGACTCAATATACCGAAACGATCACTAAATCATTACAACAACAAATAAGTATACAAATAACTAAGCAAATGGGAAATCTTGCCAATAGTATGCAAGATGCGATAAAGATTGATACAAGTGTTTTTGCCCAAGCGATAAAAATGAATATGAATGAAGAAGAGCTCTCAGAATTAATGATGTCATTAATGACCACTGAGTCTTCTTCATATGAGGGGAATCTTAAAAATCTAGGATATGCTGATTTTGATAAGCCTAGTGCAATAAATATTTATCCTAAGGATTTTGAAACGAAACAGGAAGTAATCAATATTTTAGATAGTTATAATGAAAATATTAAAAAGATTGATGAGGATAAAGTAATTTCATATACTGATTATGTTGGGACATTAATGTCTTCAGTTACAGATATTATAAATGTGATTAGTTATGTATTAATTGCTTTTGTCGCTATTTCATTAGTAGTATCTTCTATTATGATAGGAGTTATCACTTATATTAGTGTTCTAGAGCGAAAAAAAGAAATTGGAATTTTAAGAGCGATTGGTGCTTCTAAGAAAAATATTTCACAAGTCTTTAATGCAGAAACTTTTATTATTGGATTACTAGCTGGAGTATTAGGAATAGGGATAACTTTGATTCTACTTATTCCGGGGAATGCATTAATTCATGAAATAGCTGGTAATACTAGTGTTAGTGCAACATTACCAATCATGGGAGCAATTATTCTAATTGTATTAAGTGTCTTGTTGACTTTGCTAGGTGGTTTGATTCCGTCTAAGAAAGCAGCATTAGAAGATCCTGTAACAGCTTTAAGAAGTGAATAG
- a CDS encoding MurR/RpiR family transcriptional regulator produces MELMISRILKYLNGCLDDDHMYRIGNFIIKNYTLIENHTMVSFIDAAKCSQEELLDFCQHFGIHSFDEFKERLLADHQGRLEQIHARMLNTDINDFLEHVNTDYSKEEFIQWIDELCELIFNKQRIVILGALYPSSVAVDFQTDLISLGKEVVEYHHFDLNFEFSDDDVVFFITATGRMMERNVKKLKPQNICDAYLVLITQNLAYRDYENVCADYFAHVLGKFDGLQFNYQIMMIFDILRIRYYQKYYQ; encoded by the coding sequence ATGGAATTAATGATTTCACGGATTTTAAAATATTTAAATGGGTGTTTAGATGATGATCATATGTATAGGATTGGTAATTTTATAATTAAAAATTATACATTGATAGAAAATCATACTATGGTATCATTTATTGATGCAGCAAAATGCAGTCAAGAAGAACTCTTGGACTTTTGTCAACATTTTGGAATACATAGTTTTGATGAATTTAAAGAACGTCTTTTAGCCGATCATCAGGGACGTCTTGAACAAATTCATGCGCGGATGTTAAACACTGATATAAATGATTTCCTTGAGCATGTAAATACTGATTATTCTAAGGAAGAATTTATACAGTGGATTGATGAACTTTGTGAATTGATTTTTAATAAGCAGAGAATTGTTATTCTTGGAGCGCTATATCCAAGTAGTGTAGCAGTTGATTTCCAGACAGATTTAATTTCATTGGGAAAAGAAGTTGTTGAGTATCATCATTTTGATTTGAATTTTGAGTTTAGTGATGACGATGTTGTCTTCTTTATTACAGCAACTGGTAGAATGATGGAAAGAAATGTAAAAAAATTAAAGCCACAAAATATTTGTGATGCTTATTTGGTTCTAATTACACAAAATCTGGCATATCGTGATTATGAGAATGTTTGTGCTGATTATTTTGCGCATGTTCTTGGTAAATTTGATGGTTTGCAATTTAATTATCAAATTATGATGATTTTTGATATTTTGCGGATTCGTTATTATCAAAAATATTATCAATAA
- a CDS encoding PTS sugar transporter subunit IIB, which produces MGCCRRNFNTDEFKAWLSTLHEEQPGTEFCIKEDDQKETYNYLKDNLFGQIVVWNNSVVEEIITDCTNNEQIFYLHYEMEDRNQIKELIKSFKRRMFCVCQKEYEVSEDDGERNILLCCSSGLTTAMFAQMLQDFSNNNHLPYHFSATSIYDDDTLSKEYDLVLMAPQVQHYTKSMAAKYHKRFLIMNPVDFAQYNCNNIVSRVQEVFL; this is translated from the coding sequence ATGGGATGTTGTAGAAGAAATTTTAATACTGATGAATTTAAAGCATGGCTATCCACTTTACACGAAGAACAGCCGGGAACTGAATTTTGTATCAAAGAGGATGATCAAAAAGAGACATATAATTATCTTAAAGATAATCTTTTTGGACAAATTGTCGTATGGAATAATTCGGTTGTAGAAGAAATCATCACTGATTGTACAAATAATGAACAAATTTTTTATCTTCATTATGAGATGGAAGATCGTAATCAGATTAAAGAATTAATCAAAAGTTTTAAGCGAAGAATGTTTTGTGTTTGCCAGAAAGAGTATGAAGTGAGTGAAGATGATGGTGAACGAAATATTTTACTGTGTTGTTCTAGTGGGTTAACAACAGCAATGTTTGCTCAAATGTTACAAGATTTTAGTAATAATAATCATTTACCATACCATTTTTCAGCCACTAGTATCTATGATGATGATACGCTATCGAAAGAATATGATTTAGTGTTGATGGCACCACAAGTTCAACACTATACTAAAAGTATGGCAGCGAAGTATCACAAACGTTTTTTAATAATGAATCCTGTTGATTTTGCACAATATAATTGTAATAATATTGTTTCTCGTGTGCAGGAAGTATTTTTATAA
- a CDS encoding ATP-binding cassette domain-containing protein, with protein MKLIIEHLQKNFEDKKVLEDISFCFEKGKIYGLLGRNGAGKTTLFNCLNQDLEIDKGDFYLEDNGRKPLTMSDIGYVLSTPTVPEFLTAREFLKFFIEINIKNIKNLKTIDQYFDMVNLLEEDRDRLLKDFSHGMKNKMQMLIQFIAHPDVLLLDEPLTSLDVVVADEMKKLLKSIKKEHIIIFSTHIMELAVDLCDEIVILNKGQLSLINKEDLDDDAFQEKIIKILKDEDHA; from the coding sequence ATGAAACTAATTATTGAACATCTACAAAAGAATTTTGAAGATAAAAAAGTTTTAGAAGATATCAGTTTTTGCTTTGAGAAAGGAAAAATCTATGGTTTATTAGGTCGTAATGGAGCTGGCAAAACAACTTTGTTTAATTGTTTGAACCAAGATTTAGAAATAGATAAAGGCGATTTTTATCTTGAAGATAATGGCCGTAAGCCATTAACGATGAGTGATATTGGTTATGTTTTATCAACTCCAACAGTACCGGAATTTCTAACGGCACGAGAATTTTTAAAGTTTTTTATTGAGATCAATATTAAGAATATAAAAAATTTAAAAACTATTGATCAATATTTTGATATGGTTAATTTATTGGAAGAAGATCGTGATCGTTTATTAAAAGATTTTTCACACGGAATGAAAAATAAGATGCAGATGTTGATTCAGTTCATTGCACACCCTGATGTTCTATTGTTAGATGAGCCGTTAACATCATTAGATGTTGTTGTTGCAGATGAGATGAAAAAGCTTTTAAAAAGTATAAAAAAAGAGCATATTATTATTTTTTCAACTCATATAATGGAGTTGGCAGTTGATTTATGTGACGAGATAGTTATCCTTAATAAAGGACAATTATCATTAATTAATAAAGAGGATCTGGATGATGATGCTTTTCAAGAAAAGATAATCAAGATTTTAAAGGATGAAGATCATGCTTGA
- a CDS encoding 6-phospho-beta-glucosidase, with product MKGVKIVTIGGGSSYTPELVEGFIKRYAELPVKELWLVDIEEGKEKLEIVGNLAKRMIKKAGLDMEVHLTLNRREALKDADFVTTQFRVGQLDAREKDELIPLKYGVIGQETNGPGGMFKALRTIPVIFEIIKDCEELCPNAWIISFTNPSGINAEAVFRHTGWKKFIGLCNGPVNMIKDIEKILKVKEEDHLDVKIGGINHMIYALDIQLNGKNANRNLIDTMINDGNKESLKNIVDLPWSNEFLNSYGYLGIGYLRYYLQKQQMLEHCQEDAAKHQCRAQVVKKVEKELFEKYKDENLDVKPKELEQRGGAYYSDAACNLISSLYNDKGDIQVVDTLNNGAITNLPNDVVVEVSSIITKDGPVPIPVGELPVQVVGLIQQLKTFEILTTNVAVSGNYDDALVAMAINPLVQSEITARQILDEMLEAHKKYLPQFFK from the coding sequence ATGAAAGGCGTTAAAATCGTTACAATTGGAGGAGGCAGCAGTTATACTCCAGAATTAGTAGAAGGATTTATTAAAAGATATGCAGAATTACCAGTTAAAGAATTATGGTTAGTAGATATTGAAGAGGGAAAAGAAAAATTAGAAATTGTTGGTAATCTGGCTAAACGAATGATAAAAAAAGCTGGACTTGATATGGAAGTGCATTTGACTTTAAATCGTCGTGAAGCACTAAAAGATGCTGATTTTGTAACAACTCAGTTTAGAGTCGGACAATTAGATGCTAGAGAAAAAGATGAGTTGATTCCCCTAAAATATGGAGTGATTGGTCAAGAGACAAATGGTCCAGGTGGAATGTTCAAAGCATTAAGAACTATTCCGGTTATTTTTGAAATTATTAAAGACTGTGAAGAATTGTGTCCAAATGCTTGGATCATTTCTTTTACAAATCCTTCTGGAATCAATGCTGAAGCAGTGTTTAGACATACTGGCTGGAAAAAATTTATTGGGTTATGTAATGGACCTGTAAATATGATCAAAGACATTGAAAAAATTTTAAAAGTTAAAGAAGAAGACCATTTAGATGTTAAAATTGGTGGAATTAATCATATGATCTATGCATTAGATATTCAATTAAACGGTAAAAATGCTAATCGTAATTTGATTGATACGATGATAAATGATGGAAATAAAGAATCTTTAAAAAATATTGTTGATTTACCATGGAGCAATGAATTTTTAAATAGCTATGGTTATTTAGGGATTGGATATTTACGCTATTATTTACAAAAACAGCAAATGCTGGAACATTGTCAAGAGGATGCAGCTAAACATCAATGTCGTGCTCAAGTTGTGAAGAAGGTTGAAAAAGAACTATTTGAGAAATATAAAGATGAAAATTTGGATGTGAAGCCTAAGGAATTAGAACAACGTGGTGGAGCTTATTATAGTGATGCAGCTTGCAATTTAATTTCTTCATTATACAATGATAAAGGAGATATTCAAGTAGTTGACACACTAAATAATGGTGCAATTACTAACTTACCTAATGATGTAGTCGTTGAAGTTAGTAGTATTATAACTAAAGATGGACCTGTTCCTATCCCAGTAGGAGAATTACCAGTTCAAGTAGTTGGATTAATTCAGCAATTAAAGACATTTGAAATCTTAACTACCAATGTGGCAGTTAGTGGCAATTATGATGATGCCCTAGTTGCTATGGCAATTAATCCATTAGTTCAAAGTGAAATAACAGCTCGACAAATACTCGATGAAATGTTAGAAGCACACAAGAAGTATTTACCACAATTTTTTAAATAA
- the nagB gene encoding glucosamine-6-phosphate deaminase encodes MQVYVFKTEQDVDTYVGQQISTFIQDNDAPVIGFATGSTPLGAYDYLIDSYQSGKTDFSKVRAFNLDEYVGIEKDHPQSFARAMKDYLFSKINIKEENIYSLNGNAKDMTKECKEYDQLIINNPIDIQILGIGMDGHIAYNEPGSSFDSESHVVDLHPESIQSSLDYGFTKIEDVPTQGVTQGIKTIMKARQLIMIAKGNKKAKLVERMLYGPVSEDFPSSIIQTHNNVIVVLDQCAAANLKEETYERR; translated from the coding sequence ATGCAAGTTTATGTATTTAAAACCGAACAAGATGTTGATACATATGTTGGACAGCAAATTAGTACATTTATTCAAGATAATGATGCTCCAGTGATTGGTTTTGCCACGGGGTCTACACCATTAGGAGCATACGACTATTTAATTGATTCATACCAAAGTGGAAAAACAGATTTTTCAAAAGTTAGAGCCTTTAATCTTGATGAATATGTTGGGATTGAAAAAGATCATCCTCAAAGCTTTGCAAGAGCAATGAAAGATTATCTTTTCAGTAAAATTAATATTAAAGAAGAAAATATTTATTCTTTAAATGGAAATGCTAAGGATATGACAAAAGAATGTAAAGAATACGATCAATTGATCATTAATAATCCTATCGATATTCAAATATTGGGAATAGGAATGGATGGTCATATTGCTTATAATGAACCAGGTAGTTCATTTGATAGTGAAAGTCATGTTGTTGATTTACACCCCGAGTCAATTCAAAGTTCATTGGATTATGGTTTTACAAAAATTGAAGATGTTCCAACGCAAGGAGTTACGCAAGGAATCAAAACGATTATGAAGGCAAGACAACTAATTATGATTGCCAAAGGAAATAAAAAAGCTAAATTAGTGGAAAGAATGTTATATGGTCCAGTTAGTGAAGACTTTCCTAGCTCTATAATTCAAACACACAATAATGTAATTGTAGTATTAGATCAATGTGCAGCAGCCAATTTGAAGGAGGAAACTTATGAAAGGCGTTAA
- a CDS encoding PTS sugar transporter subunit IIC yields the protein MDRFTQMLEKTLMPIAEKVEQNRYLSAIREGFTSIMPFLIIGSIFLLLSNLPSEALNNFLGSIFGAENIAKLGYLLEPTFNIMALLVIIGIAKSLLEYHHIKDTSALILPIITFLLLNNFTITLTTEAGETVTSGGVIPMGYLGAAGLFVAMICTILTVESYHWIKERGWVIKMPDSVPPAVSRSFSSLIPAAIILTVVFLIKVIFEYTPYATVFDLIYQCLQQPLSALGNSLPSQMISEGLIGLFWCFGVHGDNVVSAIMGPIWRGLSAENLALVQAGKEPINIICQQFRDVYLIAGGTGATLSLLVSIWFGAKSPELKTVAKLSGPAAIFNINEPVIFGIPIVLNPIMMIPFVIVPIVLCVTTYLAMSLGLVPLLQGIEIPWTTPVFISGWIAGGWNALILQIVNFAVATAIYFPFVKVLDRDLLKNAKKKELLQE from the coding sequence ATGGATAGATTTACACAAATGTTAGAGAAAACTCTAATGCCAATTGCTGAGAAGGTTGAACAAAACCGTTATTTAAGTGCAATTCGTGAGGGCTTCACGAGCATCATGCCTTTTTTAATCATTGGTTCAATATTCTTGTTGTTATCAAATTTACCTTCGGAAGCTTTAAATAATTTTTTAGGAAGTATTTTTGGTGCTGAAAATATTGCTAAGTTGGGTTATTTGTTAGAACCGACTTTTAATATTATGGCACTGCTTGTAATTATTGGAATTGCTAAATCATTGTTAGAATATCATCATATTAAAGATACAAGTGCATTGATTTTACCAATTATTACGTTTTTATTGTTAAATAATTTTACAATTACATTGACAACTGAAGCTGGTGAAACAGTCACTTCAGGGGGAGTTATTCCTATGGGATATCTTGGAGCTGCAGGTTTGTTTGTTGCAATGATTTGTACTATTTTGACAGTTGAGAGTTATCATTGGATCAAAGAAAGAGGATGGGTAATTAAAATGCCTGATTCTGTTCCGCCGGCTGTAAGTCGCTCATTTTCTTCATTAATTCCTGCGGCAATTATCTTAACAGTAGTATTTTTAATTAAAGTTATTTTTGAATATACACCATATGCAACTGTATTTGATTTAATTTATCAATGTTTACAACAGCCGTTATCTGCACTAGGAAATTCATTGCCATCACAGATGATCAGTGAGGGGCTAATTGGTTTATTTTGGTGCTTCGGAGTTCATGGTGATAACGTCGTTAGTGCTATTATGGGTCCAATTTGGCGCGGTTTATCAGCAGAAAATCTAGCTCTAGTCCAAGCTGGTAAAGAGCCAATTAATATTATTTGTCAACAATTTAGAGATGTATATTTAATTGCAGGAGGAACGGGAGCAACATTATCATTGCTTGTTTCTATTTGGTTTGGGGCAAAGAGTCCAGAATTAAAGACAGTTGCTAAGTTATCTGGACCAGCTGCTATATTTAATATTAATGAACCGGTTATTTTTGGGATACCTATTGTCTTAAACCCTATAATGATGATACCATTTGTAATAGTACCAATAGTTTTATGTGTTACGACATATCTGGCAATGAGTTTAGGTCTTGTACCATTATTACAGGGGATTGAGATTCCTTGGACAACACCAGTATTTATTTCTGGCTGGATAGCAGGGGGATGGAACGCATTGATTCTTCAAATTGTCAATTTTGCTGTTGCTACTGCTATTTATTTCCCATTTGTAAAAGTGTTAGATCGTGATTTATTAAAAAATGCTAAGAAAAAAGAATTGCTACAAGAATAG
- a CDS encoding PTS lactose/cellobiose transporter subunit IIA: MNETSFELILHSGNSKSSSMEAIEYARQGDIQEADFKMNEAQEELLLAHKIQSKLLAKSAKVDHFNPNMLLVHAQDHLCGAQTQLEMAKEIISLYEQVQEIKTYLGIENFQKQKNMRVLLVCGQGMSTSLLVQTMYLYADEGDYIESSSFEELVGVIGDYDVVLVSPQIRYRMPVIERMMTLRTQIVGLIDMKAYGKLDGQKIYNQAKELFMKIKH, translated from the coding sequence ATGAATGAAACAAGTTTTGAATTAATTTTACATTCTGGAAATTCTAAATCATCTTCGATGGAAGCAATTGAATATGCTCGTCAGGGGGATATTCAAGAAGCAGATTTTAAAATGAACGAGGCTCAAGAAGAGTTATTATTAGCGCATAAAATTCAATCAAAATTGTTAGCTAAAAGTGCAAAAGTAGATCATTTTAATCCAAATATGCTTTTAGTTCATGCTCAAGATCATCTTTGTGGGGCACAAACACAATTAGAAATGGCAAAAGAAATTATTAGTCTTTATGAGCAAGTTCAAGAAATAAAAACATATTTAGGTATAGAAAATTTTCAAAAACAAAAAAATATGCGAGTATTGCTTGTATGCGGACAGGGGATGTCAACAAGTTTGTTAGTACAAACAATGTATTTATATGCTGATGAAGGGGATTATATTGAATCATCATCGTTTGAAGAACTAGTAGGTGTGATAGGTGATTATGATGTTGTTTTGGTGAGTCCACAGATCCGTTATCGAATGCCTGTAATTGAACGAATGATGACGCTGCGTACACAAATAGTAGGACTAATCGATATGAAAGCATATGGGAAGTTGGATGGCCAAAAAATTTATAATCAAGCAAAAGAATTATTTATGAAAATCAAGCATTAG